The genomic DNA GTAACACCTCACTGGAATACCAAAAGCTCGGGCCAGCCCAAAGTCAGGAAGCTTCAATTCTTCGTTCTacaaaagcagaggaaaaaaatgcattattttttgttttttttgtttcagtctaACAGTacacaaatcatttatttacacaaattcAAGAGCAAAGTAAACACTCACTCTGTTGATGAGGAGATTCTGAGGCTTCAGGTCTCTATGAAGGACATTTCGGCTGGGACAGAAAGCTAGGCCTTTCAACAGCTGGTACATGAATGActgtacacaaaaacaaacgtatATTTATTGTTCTACATATGCACAATGTTATTATAGAAAGATCTGTGATCTTCACTAGAATGATTCATTCGATCTCTAACCTTCACAGTTTCAGGATCTAGATCCCCATTGCAGCTGTCAAAATATTTCTTCAAATCCTGCAACGAATTTGAAACATTAGATTTGAAacggagcaaaaaaaaaaggatgataaAGAGTAACTCACCTGATCACAATACTCAAAGACCAGGGTTAGATTTTGTGACTGTGCAACACATCGTGTAATCTAATGAATGAACAAAGTGATGTTATTGTCATTACACTACATGCTAATTCAACTTTATTAGTTTGACAGTGAACTGACCTGACgatgtttttatgctttagtTCCTTCAAAAGACAGATTTCCCTCAAAGCAGAACTCGGTACcccctaaattaaaaaagatttgttagtgctagcatgctaaaggaGCATCTGTCATCCAACTGTGTTTACAAACCTCATCGTCGTCGTCTAGTCTGACTCTTTTTAAAGCCACAATTTCGTgggtttctctgtttttagctttgaaaacAGTCCCATAAGTacctaaaacaaaatcacagttttacagttttaatctgGTAAAGTTTCCGATGAATGACACAAAAGAGCTAAgctattcatttatttcagacGTTTCAACACCTGAAAATGTAgcaacaaaacagttttaaatccattcaaaaataatacaaataaaaatctgtttaattaATCGTGTGATAATAAGCGTATTAATTTCATAAAACAGATTATATTATAAACATTAATCGCTATGCTAGCGTTAGCTAAAACAAGCTAGCGCTAATTTTTAGCTATTCATTAGGGCTGTAACGCGTTTACGGTTACTTGGctattcgcgatctgctcccaaaatttcgagtacggatatttgcgacgtccaagatcgctgattcgcgatctttattgATGTAGTTAATTGTagcaaaagatgattaaaatatcaattggggacgatgtatttttgctctgaaatgaaGATTAATGTCGGAGTTTAAGTGGGTTTA from Oryzias melastigma strain HK-1 unplaced genomic scaffold, ASM292280v2 sc01725, whole genome shotgun sequence includes the following:
- the LOC112139625 gene encoding LOW QUALITY PROTEIN: cyclin-dependent-like kinase 5 (The sequence of the model RefSeq protein was modified relative to this genomic sequence to represent the inferred CDS: inserted 1 base in 1 codon; added 45 bases not found in genome assembly), whose translation is MQKYEKLEKIGEGTYGTVFKAKNRETHEIVALKRVRLDDDDEGVPSSALREICLLKELKHKNIVRLHDVLHSHKXLTLVFEYCDQDLKKYFDSCNGDLDPETVKSFMYQLLKGLAFCPSRNVLHRDLKPQNLLINRNEELKLPDFGLARAFGIPVRCYSAETEHHPAGRPHLCHE